In the Gymnodinialimonas sp. 202GB13-11 genome, one interval contains:
- a CDS encoding Gfo/Idh/MocA family protein, with protein sequence MARLNWGMIGGGEGSQIGPAHRMGAQADGNFVLSAGALDHDADKGRAYAQRLGVAEDRAYGDWREMLAGEKDRDDRVDLVTVATPNSTHFEITKAFLENGFNVLCEKPMTMTVEEGEEIVKIAEASGKICAVNYCYSAYPMVREMKQLVSTGFIGKIRLVVTSFSHGHHGDAGDADNPRVRWRYDPAMAGVSGQFADCGIHALHMASFIAGDEVRELSADFASTIESRTLEDDAMVNFRMDGGTVGRLWTSSVAIGRQHGFDIQVFGETGGFRWASEQPNQVYYTPVGGRTQIMEKGEGGLSDEAQRLSRVAIAHPEGFPLAVANIYVDLAAAIRGEAHGSYPTAADGLRSMAAVYAAVGSAKERGAWVDARPPMFR encoded by the coding sequence ATGGCGCGGTTGAACTGGGGAATGATCGGCGGTGGCGAAGGCTCTCAAATCGGGCCTGCGCATCGGATGGGGGCGCAGGCGGATGGGAATTTTGTGTTGTCTGCCGGGGCTTTGGACCATGATGCCGATAAGGGCCGTGCTTATGCGCAGCGGTTGGGCGTGGCCGAGGATCGCGCCTATGGGGATTGGCGGGAGATGCTGGCGGGCGAAAAGGACCGCGATGACCGCGTTGATCTGGTGACGGTGGCCACGCCGAACTCCACCCACTTCGAAATCACCAAGGCGTTTTTGGAGAATGGTTTCAACGTCTTGTGCGAAAAGCCGATGACGATGACCGTGGAGGAAGGCGAGGAGATCGTGAAGATCGCGGAAGCCTCGGGCAAGATCTGCGCAGTGAATTATTGCTACTCGGCTTATCCCATGGTGCGGGAGATGAAGCAGCTCGTAAGCACTGGATTTATTGGGAAAATCCGGCTTGTGGTGACATCCTTCTCGCACGGGCATCATGGCGATGCGGGGGATGCGGACAACCCGCGTGTGCGGTGGCGGTATGATCCGGCGATGGCGGGGGTCTCTGGCCAGTTTGCCGATTGCGGGATTCACGCGCTGCATATGGCGTCTTTCATCGCAGGCGACGAAGTGAGGGAGCTGTCGGCGGACTTTGCCAGCACCATCGAAAGCCGCACCTTGGAAGACGATGCGATGGTCAATTTCCGCATGGATGGGGGCACCGTCGGGCGGCTTTGGACGAGCTCTGTCGCCATTGGCCGACAGCATGGATTTGACATCCAAGTCTTTGGAGAGACAGGAGGATTCCGCTGGGCTAGCGAGCAGCCAAACCAGGTTTATTACACGCCCGTGGGCGGTCGGACGCAGATCATGGAGAAGGGTGAAGGCGGGCTATCGGACGAGGCGCAGCGGCTGAGCCGCGTGGCGATTGCGCACCCGGAAGGCTTTCCGTTGGCGGTTGCAAATATCTATGTCGATCTTGCCGCTGCGATCCGGGGCGAGGCGCATGGGAGCTATCCGACAGCTGCCGACGGCCTGCGGTCGATGGCGGCGGTTTATGCGGCTGTGGGATCAGCCAAGGAGCGGGGCGCATGGGTCGATGCCCGGCCACCGATGTTCCGTTGA
- a CDS encoding phytanoyl-CoA dioxygenase family protein, producing the protein MKHTGYFTSESGTLAEFAELTARVLDPSELSFTDRVEKNVPIYDMAALGQVLAGPKRSELLAEWAWVLGKSAGAVVLKQAQPDHAAIDAATDVFNRIVADEAGQGGGADHFAAAGANSRIWNALEKHCKRDPAGFAAYYGAPAVAAVAEAWLGPDFQMTAQVNVVRPGGQAQTAHRDYHLGFQTADVAAKYPAHVHDLSQVMTLQGALAHCDMPLTSGPTKLLPFSQMFAAGYMAYRRPEFAEHFEAHCIQLPLEKGDGLFFNPALFHAAGANVSEDIHRMANLLQVSSAFGRAMETVDRVGMSKLIFDVMGDLPEERREAAIACTAEGYAFPTNLDTDPPVGGLAPESMAALLRRGLAEGMSAEAFGAALDAQITRRGI; encoded by the coding sequence ATGAAGCACACAGGGTACTTCACCTCCGAAAGCGGGACGCTGGCGGAGTTTGCAGAGCTGACCGCGCGGGTGCTGGACCCGTCTGAGCTGTCCTTCACGGACCGCGTGGAAAAGAACGTGCCGATCTATGATATGGCGGCGCTGGGGCAGGTTTTGGCGGGTCCGAAGCGGTCAGAGCTATTGGCGGAATGGGCTTGGGTTCTGGGCAAATCCGCCGGCGCGGTTGTGCTGAAACAGGCGCAGCCCGATCACGCAGCGATTGATGCGGCGACAGACGTCTTCAACCGGATCGTTGCGGATGAGGCCGGGCAGGGCGGCGGGGCGGATCACTTCGCCGCTGCCGGGGCCAACTCGCGGATCTGGAACGCGCTTGAGAAGCACTGCAAACGCGATCCTGCGGGTTTTGCCGCCTATTACGGTGCGCCTGCGGTGGCGGCGGTTGCCGAGGCGTGGCTGGGTCCAGATTTCCAGATGACCGCGCAGGTCAATGTCGTGCGCCCCGGCGGACAGGCACAGACCGCGCACCGCGACTATCATCTGGGGTTTCAGACGGCGGATGTGGCAGCGAAATACCCCGCGCATGTGCATGACCTGAGCCAGGTGATGACCTTGCAGGGCGCGCTGGCCCATTGTGACATGCCGCTGACAAGCGGCCCGACGAAGTTGCTGCCGTTTAGTCAGATGTTTGCCGCTGGATACATGGCCTATCGGCGCCCCGAATTCGCGGAGCATTTTGAGGCGCATTGCATTCAGCTGCCGTTGGAAAAGGGGGATGGGTTGTTCTTCAACCCGGCGCTGTTCCATGCCGCGGGGGCCAATGTCTCTGAGGATATTCACCGGATGGCGAACCTGTTGCAGGTCTCGTCCGCCTTTGGCCGGGCGATGGAGACGGTGGATCGGGTTGGGATGAGCAAGCTGATTTTCGATGTGATGGGCGACTTGCCGGAAGAACGGCGTGAAGCGGCGATTGCCTGCACGGCGGAGGGCTATGCGTTCCCGACGAACCTCGACACCGACCCACCGGTAGGCGGGCTCGCCCCCGAAAGCATGGCGGCCCTGTTGCGGCGCGGGCTGGCGGAGGGCATGAGTGCGGAGGCGTTTGGCGCGGCACTGGATGCGCAAATCACACGCAGGGGGATTTGA
- a CDS encoding DMP19 family protein, translating into MRIGEAFIERLLASSDAADAVATLSGFWAHRARDGAMRMGLAEPEWQVQLILIYTGEVWNGGHAQYHMNRGTELADPTCSALTAVGLRGHAAVLRDVTGGAWSPAELARADRAFDDLEADVDAALLAHLRRHADTILLPERRQSTG; encoded by the coding sequence ATGCGCATTGGTGAGGCATTCATAGAGAGGCTATTGGCCTCCTCAGACGCGGCAGACGCAGTGGCGACGCTGTCCGGGTTTTGGGCGCATCGGGCCCGTGATGGTGCGATGCGCATGGGGCTGGCGGAGCCGGAATGGCAGGTCCAGCTGATCCTGATCTACACGGGCGAAGTCTGGAATGGGGGACATGCGCAATATCACATGAACCGAGGCACTGAACTTGCTGACCCAACCTGTTCTGCTTTGACGGCTGTCGGCTTGAGGGGCCATGCTGCGGTACTTCGCGATGTGACAGGTGGGGCGTGGTCGCCGGCCGAACTGGCGCGGGCCGACCGCGCATTCGATGATCTGGAGGCCGACGTGGACGCAGCGCTGTTGGCCCATTTGCGGCGCCATGCGGACACCATCCTATTGCCTGAGCGTAGGCAAAGTACGGGCTAG
- a CDS encoding VOC family protein: MQRIAQPVAALPVRSVPEAQAWYRDHLGFEIKWHHEGGRIGGVAHGEAAIFLRETEEEIQPNVLWIFCPDVDAVHADLAERSAPITGPLADTPWGLRQFTVTDMAGHQLHFFHDL; encoded by the coding sequence ATGCAAAGGATCGCCCAACCCGTCGCTGCCCTTCCTGTCCGCTCCGTCCCGGAAGCGCAGGCCTGGTATCGCGATCATCTGGGGTTCGAGATCAAGTGGCACCATGAGGGCGGGCGCATCGGCGGCGTGGCCCATGGCGAAGCGGCGATTTTCCTGCGGGAGACGGAGGAGGAGATCCAACCGAACGTGTTGTGGATTTTCTGCCCGGATGTGGATGCGGTGCACGCGGATTTGGCCGAAAGGAGCGCGCCGATCACCGGTCCATTAGCTGATACGCCGTGGGGCTTGCGGCAATTCACGGTGACCGACATGGCCGGTCACCAACTGCATTTCTTCCACGACCTTTAG
- a CDS encoding sugar ABC transporter substrate-binding protein, producing the protein MNSFFKTVAVTAVAAAALMGGTAVQAEGERYILVSHAPDSDSWWNTIRNALALAGEQMGVEVEYRNPPTGDIADMARIIEQAAASGPDGIITTLADPDVLGDSITAAVDAGIDVIIMNSGTPDQAREVGALMYVGQPEYDAGYAAGLRAAGDGVTSFLCVNHVISNPVVAERCSGFADGLGVDLGDSMIDAGQDPAEIQNRVIAYLNANPDTDGILTLGPTSADPTILALEEMGLAGDIYFGTFDLGENIVAGIRDGVIQWGIDQQPFLQAYLPVVVLTNYHRYGVLPGNNINSGPGFITADGLEMVEALAGEYR; encoded by the coding sequence ATGAATTCATTCTTCAAGACGGTGGCCGTCACGGCCGTTGCCGCAGCAGCCCTGATGGGCGGCACCGCCGTTCAGGCCGAAGGCGAGCGTTACATTCTTGTCAGCCACGCTCCGGACAGCGACAGCTGGTGGAACACGATCCGCAACGCGCTGGCGCTTGCGGGCGAGCAGATGGGCGTCGAGGTTGAGTATCGCAACCCACCCACCGGTGACATCGCTGACATGGCGCGCATCATCGAGCAGGCAGCAGCTTCCGGCCCCGATGGCATCATCACGACGCTGGCCGACCCGGACGTTCTGGGCGACTCGATCACCGCAGCCGTTGATGCGGGCATTGACGTGATCATCATGAATTCCGGCACGCCGGATCAGGCACGCGAAGTGGGTGCGCTGATGTATGTGGGTCAGCCCGAATATGACGCCGGTTATGCGGCAGGTCTGCGTGCTGCGGGCGATGGTGTGACCAGCTTCCTTTGTGTGAACCACGTGATCTCGAACCCCGTTGTGGCTGAGCGCTGCTCGGGCTTTGCTGATGGTCTGGGTGTTGATCTGGGCGACTCGATGATCGATGCGGGCCAAGACCCTGCTGAAATCCAGAACCGGGTTATCGCATACCTGAACGCCAACCCCGACACGGACGGCATCCTGACGCTTGGGCCGACCTCGGCTGACCCGACGATCCTGGCGCTGGAAGAGATGGGCCTTGCCGGCGACATCTACTTTGGCACGTTCGATCTCGGCGAGAACATCGTGGCGGGCATCCGCGACGGCGTGATCCAGTGGGGCATCGACCAGCAGCCCTTCCTGCAGGCCTACCTGCCGGTTGTCGTGCTGACGAACTACCACCGCTATGGCGTGCTGCCGGGCAACAACATCAACTCCGGCCCCGGTTTCATCACCGCAGACGGGCTTGAGATGGTTGAAGCTCTGGCCGGTGAGTACCGCTAA
- a CDS encoding ABC transporter permease, translating into MSETQPAAGGPDDERIKEIGGLRTWLIRPELGGIVGVITVFVFFGILAGDSGMFNPQGILNWSQVSAQFMIIAVGACMLMVAGEFDLSVGSMIGFAGISIAMFGVVWGLPMWIAILITFVICIAIGAINGLIVVRTGLPSFIVTLAFLFILRGFTIFIPQTVESRTIIGGIEDAAEGDWLASIFSADIMQWLFVLMADWGWIDTFTRGTREGEPVVTGIPMLIVWALVLVVVGHTILTRTRYGNWIFAAGGDAQAARYVGVPVDRVKISMFMVTAFCSTVFACCQVFEFGTAAADRGILKEFEAIIAVVIGGALLTGGYGSVVGAALGAIIFGVVQQGLFFAGVENSLFRVFLGVILLFAVILNTYVRRIITGER; encoded by the coding sequence ATGTCGGAGACGCAGCCTGCAGCAGGCGGACCAGACGACGAACGAATTAAAGAAATCGGAGGATTGCGGACCTGGCTGATCCGCCCGGAATTGGGCGGGATCGTTGGGGTCATCACGGTCTTCGTCTTCTTCGGAATCCTTGCCGGGGACAGCGGCATGTTCAATCCGCAGGGCATCCTGAACTGGAGCCAGGTTTCGGCGCAGTTCATGATCATCGCAGTGGGTGCCTGCATGTTGATGGTGGCCGGGGAGTTTGACCTTTCGGTTGGCTCGATGATCGGGTTCGCGGGGATTTCGATTGCCATGTTCGGCGTGGTCTGGGGCCTGCCGATGTGGATTGCGATCCTGATCACGTTTGTGATTTGCATCGCCATCGGCGCGATCAACGGCCTCATCGTGGTGCGCACGGGCCTTCCGTCGTTCATTGTGACGCTGGCGTTCCTGTTCATCCTGCGCGGCTTCACGATCTTCATACCGCAGACGGTGGAAAGCCGCACGATCATCGGCGGCATCGAAGACGCGGCAGAGGGCGATTGGCTGGCCTCGATCTTCAGCGCAGACATTATGCAGTGGTTGTTCGTTCTGATGGCCGATTGGGGCTGGATCGACACCTTCACGCGCGGCACGCGCGAGGGGGAGCCTGTGGTCACCGGCATTCCGATGCTGATCGTCTGGGCGCTTGTGTTGGTGGTTGTTGGCCACACGATCCTGACGCGCACACGCTACGGCAACTGGATCTTTGCGGCGGGCGGTGATGCGCAGGCGGCGCGCTACGTGGGCGTTCCGGTGGACCGGGTGAAGATCTCCATGTTCATGGTGACTGCGTTCTGCTCGACCGTTTTCGCCTGCTGTCAGGTGTTCGAATTCGGCACGGCTGCTGCTGACCGGGGCATCCTGAAGGAGTTCGAGGCGATCATCGCGGTGGTCATCGGAGGTGCGCTTTTGACTGGCGGATATGGTTCAGTCGTGGGTGCGGCGCTTGGTGCGATCATCTTTGGCGTCGTGCAGCAGGGCCTATTCTTTGCCGGCGTTGAGAACTCGCTGTTCCGGGTGTTCCTGGGTGTGATCCTGCTATTTGCGGTGATCCTGAACACATACGTCCGCCGCATCATCACAGGAGAACGCTAA
- the iolB gene encoding 5-deoxy-glucuronate isomerase: MMDLLVKPNGTTGRVQHITPDSAGWGYVGFDVWHLSPGDVATGGEAGREVILVLVEGRAVVDGLGEMGERMSVWEKTPPACAYQPGDWRVEAVTDCVLAVCSAPGSGERPAQALGPEGIKMVDRGVGTNLRHIHNIAMEDRDVADSLLVTEVFTPAGHWSSYAPHRHDEDDFPNITYLEETYYHRLNPAQGFGVQRVFTEDGSLDETMAVSDGDVVLVPKGHHPCGTPYGVEMYYLNVMAGPLRKWRFAAHPDFAHLM; encoded by the coding sequence TTGATGGACCTATTGGTCAAGCCAAACGGAACAACAGGGCGTGTGCAACATATCACGCCCGACAGTGCCGGGTGGGGCTATGTGGGCTTTGACGTCTGGCATCTGTCGCCGGGTGACGTTGCGACAGGTGGTGAGGCCGGGCGTGAAGTGATCCTTGTGCTGGTTGAAGGCCGGGCGGTTGTCGACGGGCTGGGTGAGATGGGCGAGCGGATGAGCGTGTGGGAAAAGACGCCGCCTGCCTGCGCTTATCAGCCGGGGGACTGGCGGGTGGAGGCGGTCACGGATTGCGTGCTGGCCGTGTGCTCCGCACCCGGGTCCGGTGAGCGGCCGGCTCAGGCGCTTGGCCCGGAGGGCATCAAGATGGTGGATCGCGGCGTGGGCACGAACCTGCGCCACATCCACAACATCGCGATGGAAGACCGCGACGTGGCCGACAGCCTGCTGGTGACGGAGGTGTTCACGCCAGCGGGCCATTGGAGCAGCTACGCGCCGCACCGCCATGACGAGGATGATTTCCCGAACATCACCTATCTGGAAGAGACGTACTACCACCGCCTGAACCCCGCGCAGGGATTTGGCGTGCAGCGGGTGTTCACCGAGGACGGATCGCTGGACGAGACCATGGCGGTGAGCGATGGAGATGTCGTGCTCGTGCCCAAGGGCCATCACCCCTGCGGCACGCCTTACGGGGTGGAGATGTATTACCTCAACGTCATGGCAGGGCCGCTTCGCAAATGGCGGTTCGCGGCGCACCCGGATTTCGCGCATTTGATGTAG
- a CDS encoding DUF2059 domain-containing protein has translation MRALTFAFALALTPLTAAAQSVEELAREYAALPAVQEMMSAMFSPEASAAQIAATLPPGMELTEQQLTDLGNLLSEELVDFQPRLEVLMIEGMVNTFNEEEMQAMIDFYSSDVGRSILVQTQPMFTNIMTTLAPEMQARMLTRQADIMAIIMGQ, from the coding sequence ATGCGCGCCCTCACCTTCGCCTTCGCCCTTGCCCTAACACCGCTGACCGCCGCGGCCCAGTCGGTCGAGGAACTCGCCCGCGAATATGCCGCCCTGCCCGCCGTGCAGGAGATGATGTCGGCCATGTTCTCCCCTGAGGCCTCCGCCGCGCAGATCGCCGCCACGCTGCCGCCCGGGATGGAGTTGACCGAACAACAGCTCACCGACCTTGGCAACCTGCTTTCCGAAGAGCTGGTCGATTTCCAGCCACGACTTGAGGTTCTGATGATCGAAGGCATGGTCAACACCTTCAACGAGGAAGAGATGCAGGCGATGATCGACTTCTATTCCTCGGATGTCGGCCGCTCGATCCTGGTGCAGACCCAGCCGATGTTCACCAACATCATGACAACGCTTGCCCCCGAAATGCAGGCACGGATGCTGACCCGTCAGGCCGACATCATGGCGATCATCATGGGTCAGTGA
- a CDS encoding sugar phosphate isomerase/epimerase family protein yields the protein MTIRIGNAPCSWGVEFADDPRNPAWRTVLKENAEAGYKGIELGPVGFMPEDPVELGDALAEHDLELIGGVVFRPFHDPEAWEDVLDGSVRTCKALVAHGAQHLVLIDSISPRRAPTAGRADAAEQMDQAEWAAYRDRIAHIAKMGAEEYGLTVGIHAHAAGFMDFEPELERLLDEVSEDILKICFDTGHHSYAGFDPVAFMKRHINRISYMHFKDIDPVVKADVIAKGTGFYDACGQGIFCNLGQGDVDFPAVRQVLVDAGFEGCCTVEQDCDPTLDVRPMDDAMANRKYLESIGF from the coding sequence ATGACAATCCGTATTGGAAATGCGCCCTGTTCCTGGGGCGTGGAATTTGCGGACGATCCGCGTAACCCAGCGTGGCGCACGGTTCTGAAGGAAAATGCAGAGGCCGGGTATAAGGGCATCGAGCTGGGTCCGGTTGGTTTCATGCCGGAGGATCCTGTGGAATTGGGGGACGCGCTGGCTGAGCATGATCTGGAGTTGATCGGCGGGGTCGTTTTTCGCCCGTTCCATGATCCAGAGGCGTGGGAAGACGTGTTGGATGGATCGGTGCGCACCTGCAAAGCCTTGGTGGCACATGGGGCGCAGCATCTTGTTTTGATTGACTCAATCTCACCACGCCGTGCGCCCACCGCTGGCCGGGCAGACGCGGCTGAGCAGATGGATCAGGCGGAATGGGCAGCCTATCGGGATCGCATTGCGCACATCGCGAAGATGGGCGCGGAGGAGTACGGGCTGACGGTTGGCATCCACGCCCATGCGGCGGGGTTCATGGACTTCGAGCCCGAACTCGAACGTCTTTTAGACGAAGTGTCTGAAGATATTCTTAAGATCTGCTTCGATACGGGCCATCATTCGTATGCCGGGTTCGATCCGGTCGCGTTCATGAAACGTCATATCAACCGCATTTCCTACATGCATTTCAAGGATATAGACCCGGTTGTTAAGGCCGATGTGATTGCCAAAGGCACCGGATTCTATGATGCCTGCGGGCAGGGAATTTTCTGCAATCTGGGGCAAGGCGACGTGGACTTTCCTGCGGTGCGCCAAGTGCTGGTCGATGCAGGTTTTGAAGGTTGTTGCACGGTTGAACAGGATTGCGATCCGACGTTGGATGTAAGGCCGATGGATGACGCCATGGCGAACCGTAAATATCTGGAATCAATCGGCTTTTAA
- a CDS encoding GFA family protein: MADQITGGCKCGKVRYAGTPLDAAPFRCHCRDCQQLTGSGHTEMMPLAREGFAISETCRIYEMQGGSGQSTYSGFCPDCGAQLIRRSARMGDRVYVHAGSLDDPAQYAPERSIYSDAAQPWDAGSIIKAD; encoded by the coding sequence ATGGCCGATCAAATCACCGGCGGGTGCAAATGCGGCAAGGTCCGGTATGCGGGAACGCCGCTCGACGCGGCGCCCTTTCGGTGTCATTGCCGCGATTGCCAGCAACTGACCGGCTCGGGCCATACCGAGATGATGCCGTTGGCGCGTGAGGGTTTTGCGATCAGCGAGACGTGCCGAATTTACGAAATGCAGGGCGGGTCCGGTCAATCGACCTATAGCGGCTTCTGCCCGGATTGCGGGGCGCAGTTGATCCGCCGAAGCGCGCGCATGGGGGACCGGGTCTACGTGCATGCGGGATCGCTGGATGACCCGGCACAATATGCCCCGGAGCGGTCGATCTATTCCGACGCGGCGCAGCCTTGGGATGCAGGGTCGATCATAAAGGCGGACTAG
- a CDS encoding LacI family DNA-binding transcriptional regulator, with product MGVTLKDVAEKAGVSTSAVSRTFTEGASVSPKTRAKVERAADALGYSPNALASSLTTGRTKLIGLVSNNFHNPLFLEVFDRFTRGLQDRGLRPLLVNLRPDEIDPQASVRMLKQYSVDGAIVASSTLPPSFSEAYRAAGIPVVNSFGRFTTAPQVHVVGIDNVACGRMAGETLIARGYKRVAFLGGPENATSTQDRALGFLAALREHPEIEVTTSYAAAYSFDAGRVEMTKLLMSDPAEAYFCGDDVLSIGALSAVEEAGLSCPDDVGIIGLNDMQMSSWQNINLTTIRQPVAEIIGASIDLVIGTVQEPKRHPETRLFPCRVIERGTLRPLTDVKH from the coding sequence GTGGGCGTGACACTGAAGGATGTAGCCGAGAAAGCGGGGGTTTCGACCTCGGCTGTGTCGCGCACCTTCACCGAAGGCGCCTCCGTCTCGCCGAAAACCCGCGCCAAGGTCGAACGCGCTGCTGACGCGCTTGGCTATTCGCCCAACGCGCTCGCCTCCAGCCTCACGACCGGACGCACCAAGTTGATTGGGCTGGTCTCCAACAACTTCCATAACCCGCTGTTTTTGGAAGTCTTCGACCGTTTCACGCGCGGCCTGCAAGACCGGGGCCTGCGCCCTCTGCTCGTCAATCTGCGCCCCGATGAAATTGATCCGCAAGCCTCGGTGCGCATGCTCAAGCAATACTCGGTAGATGGCGCAATCGTTGCCTCCTCCACCCTGCCGCCGTCGTTCTCAGAGGCCTACCGCGCCGCGGGTATTCCCGTCGTGAACTCATTCGGGCGCTTCACCACCGCGCCGCAGGTCCATGTCGTCGGCATCGACAACGTCGCCTGCGGGCGGATGGCGGGCGAAACCCTGATCGCGCGCGGCTACAAGCGCGTTGCCTTCCTTGGTGGCCCTGAAAATGCGACATCCACACAGGACCGCGCCCTGGGCTTTCTCGCGGCGCTGCGCGAGCATCCAGAGATTGAGGTCACGACCAGCTACGCCGCCGCGTATTCCTTTGATGCAGGCCGAGTGGAGATGACGAAACTGCTCATGTCCGATCCGGCCGAGGCCTATTTCTGCGGTGACGACGTTCTGTCCATCGGCGCGCTCAGCGCCGTGGAAGAGGCCGGGCTATCCTGCCCTGATGATGTCGGCATCATCGGCCTGAACGATATGCAGATGTCCAGCTGGCAAAACATCAACCTCACGACGATCCGCCAACCTGTGGCCGAAATCATCGGCGCTTCGATCGACCTTGTGATTGGCACAGTGCAAGAGCCAAAGCGCCACCCCGAAACCCGGCTGTTTCCCTGCCGCGTGATCGAACGCGGAACCCTGCGCCCGCTCACAGACGTGAAGCATTAG
- a CDS encoding ATP-binding cassette domain-containing protein produces MTAPIVEMKEIKKHFGPVIALNGVSFDVKAGECHCLLGDNGAGKSTFIKTMSGVHKPTSGEIMFEGKQMNFASPRDAMEAGIATVYQDLAMIPLMSVTRNFWMGREPKKGLFIDFDKANSTTMSEMKKMGINLRSPDQAVGTLSGGERQTVAIARAVYFGAKVLILDEPTSALGVRQTSNVLATVDRVRKAGIGVVFITHNVRHAMAVGDRFTVLNRGQTLGTADRGNITPEELQDLMAGGQEMAQLEGSLGGTV; encoded by the coding sequence ATGACCGCTCCTATTGTTGAAATGAAAGAGATCAAGAAGCACTTCGGCCCGGTGATTGCCCTGAATGGCGTGTCTTTCGACGTGAAGGCGGGCGAATGCCACTGCCTTCTGGGCGACAACGGCGCGGGCAAATCGACCTTCATCAAGACCATGTCAGGCGTGCACAAGCCGACCTCGGGCGAGATTATGTTCGAAGGCAAGCAGATGAACTTCGCCAGCCCGCGAGACGCGATGGAGGCGGGGATTGCGACGGTTTACCAAGACCTCGCCATGATCCCGCTGATGTCGGTCACGCGGAACTTCTGGATGGGGCGGGAACCTAAGAAAGGTCTGTTCATCGACTTCGACAAGGCGAACTCCACGACCATGTCCGAGATGAAGAAGATGGGCATCAACCTGCGCTCGCCGGATCAGGCGGTTGGCACATTGTCCGGCGGTGAACGCCAGACGGTTGCCATCGCGCGGGCGGTCTATTTTGGGGCGAAGGTTCTGATTTTGGACGAGCCGACATCGGCGTTGGGTGTGCGCCAGACCTCGAACGTGCTGGCCACGGTGGACCGGGTCCGCAAGGCGGGCATTGGGGTCGTGTTCATCACCCACAACGTGCGCCACGCGATGGCCGTGGGCGACCGGTTTACGGTGCTTAATCGCGGCCAAACGCTTGGCACGGCGGACCGGGGCAATATCACGCCGGAGGAGTTGCAGGACCTCATGGCCGGTGGGCAGGAAATGGCGCAGCTGGAAGGCTCGCTTGGCGGAACCGTCTGA